A portion of the Suricata suricatta isolate VVHF042 chromosome 11, meerkat_22Aug2017_6uvM2_HiC, whole genome shotgun sequence genome contains these proteins:
- the LOC115271956 gene encoding olfactory receptor 52N4-like, producing MIILMLNQTDLTPASFILNGIPGLEDRHMWISFPFCSMYVVAMVGNCGLLYLIRYEDSLHRTMYYFLAMLSFTDLVMCTTTIPKALCIFWFHLKEISFKECLVQMFFIYTSTGMESGVLMLMALDRYVAICYLLRYSTILTNPVIAKVGLATFLRVVLLVFTLTFIINRLSYCRGNILHHTYCDHMSVAKLSCGNIKVNVIYGLTVALLIGGFDILCITISYTMILRAVVSLSSADARQKAFSTCTAHICAIVFSYSPAFFSFFSHRFGGHAIPPSCHIIVANIYLLLPPTMNPIVYGVKIKQI from the coding sequence ATGATCATTCTAATGTTGAACCAAACTGACCTGACTCCAGCTTCATTCATTCTTAATGGGATCCCAGGACTGGAGGACAGGCACATGTGGATTTCCTTCCCATTCTGCTCCATGTATGTCGTGGCAATGGTAGGGAATTGTGGGCTCCTCTACCTCATCCGCTACGAGGACTCCCTGCACAGGACTATGTACTATTTCTTGGCTATGCTTTCCTTTACTGATCTTGTCATGTGCACTACTACAATCCCTAAAGCTCTCTGCATCTTCTGGTTCCATCTTAAGGAAATCAGCTTCAAGGAATGTCTGGTCCAGATGTTCTTCATCTATACCTCAACAGGGATGGAATCTGGGGTACTCATGCTTATGGCCCTGgaccgctacgtggccatctgCTACCTTTTGCGCTACTCAACTATCCTCACCAATCCTGTCATTGCAAAAGTTGGGCTTGCTACTTTTCTGAGAGTGGTGTTGCTTGTCTTTACTTTGACTTTTATCATCAACAGGCTATCCTACTGTAGAGGGAATATACTACACCATACCTACTGTGACCACATGTCTGTAGCCAAATTATCCTGTGGAAATATCAAGGTCAATGTCATCTATGGTCTGACGGTTGCCCTCCTGATTGGGGGCTTTGACATCTTGTGCATCACAATCTCCTACACCATGATCCTCCGGGCAGTGGTCAGCCTCTCCTCGGCAGATGCTCGGCAGAAGGCCTTCAGTACCTGCACTGCCCACATTTGTGCCATCGTCTTCTCCTACAGTCcagccttcttctctttcttttcccaccGATTTGGGGGCCATGCAATCCCTCCATCTTGTCACATCATTGTGGCCAATATTTATCTGCTTCTGCCTCCCACTATGAACCCTATTGTCTATGGGGTGAAAATCAAACAGATATGA
- the LOC115272547 gene encoding putative olfactory receptor 56B2, protein MFQDHTHSNISKFQVSEFILMGFPGIHTWQHWLSLPLVLLYFLALTANMLILIIINQEATLHQPMYYFLGILAVVDMGLATTIMPKILAILWFSAKAISLPECFAQMYVIHCFVGMESGIFVCMAIDRYVAICKPLRYPSIITDESFVVKATVFMALRNTLTTIPVPVLAAQRHYCSQNQIEHCLCSNLGVTSLSCDDRTINGIYQLLLAWTLMGSDLALIILSYALILHSVLKLNSAEAASKALSTCTSHLILILFFYTVVIVISITHSAAMTLPIVPVLLNVLHNVIPPALNPVVYALKNKELRQGLYKVLKLDKENSY, encoded by the exons ATGTTCCAGGATCACACACATTCCAACATCTCTAAGTTCCAGGTCTCTGAGTTCATTCTGATGGGATTCCCAGGAATCCACACCTGGCAGCActggctctcccttcccctggtTCTGCTCTACTTCTTAGCTCTCACTGCCAACATGCTTATTCTGATCATCATCAATCAGGAGGCCACACTCCACCAGCCTATGTACTATTTTCTGGGGATCCTGGCTGTGGTAGACATGGGACTGGCTACCACCATCATGCCCAAGATTCTGGCCATCTTATGGTTCAGTGCCAAGGCCATCAGTCTCCCTGAGTGCTTTGCTCAGATGTATGTCATACATTGTTTCGTGGGCATGGAGTCAGGTATCTTTGTCTGCATGGCTATAGATAGATATGTAGCCATTTGCAAACCACTACGCTATCCATCAATAATCACTGA TGAATCTTTTGTGGTCAAAGCAACTGTGTTCATGGCACTCAGAAATACCCTAACTACCATCCCAGTGCCTGTGTTGGCTGCTCAGAGACACTACTGTTCACAGAACCAAATTGAGCACTGCCTATGCTCTAATCTTGGAGTCACTAGCTTATCCTGTGATGACAGGACCATCAACGGCATCTACCAGCTACTTCTGGCATGGACACTGATGGGGAGTGACTTGGCTTTGATTATTTTATCATATGCTTTGATACTTCATTCAGTGCTAAAGCTGAACTCAGCAGAAGCTGCTTCCAAAGCTCTAAGTACCTGTACTTCCCACCTCATCCTCATTTTGTTCTTCTACACAGTGGTCATTGTCATTTCCATCACCCATAGTGCAGCAATGACACTTCCCATCGTTCCAGTTCTACTCAATGTACTTCATAATGTCATTCCTCCTGCCCTCAACCCCGTGGTTTATGCCCTCAAGAACAAAGAACTCAGGCAGGGCTTGTATAAGGTTCTGAAGCTTGACAAAGAGAACTCATACTGA
- the LOC115272546 gene encoding LOW QUALITY PROTEIN: putative olfactory receptor 56B2 (The sequence of the model RefSeq protein was modified relative to this genomic sequence to represent the inferred CDS: substituted 1 base at 1 genomic stop codon) codes for MFHLPGDSNISKFQVSEFILMGFPGIHTWQHWLSLPLALLYLLALIANILILIIINQEATLHQPMYYFLGVLAIVDIGLGTNIMXXXXXXXXXXXXXXXXXXXXXXXXXXXXXXXXXXLRYPSIITESFVVKATVFMALRNTLTTIPVPVLAAQRHYCSQNQIEHCLCSNLGVTSLSCDDRTINSIYQLLLAXTLVGSDLALITLSYALILHSVLKLNSAEAASKALSTCTSHLILILFFYTVLVVISITHSAVMTLPIVPVLLNVLHNVIPPALNPMVYALKNKDLRQGLYKALKMSIKDNMKGLT; via the coding sequence ATGTTCCATCTTCCTGGAGATTCCAATATATCAAAGTTCCAGGTCTCTGAGTTTATTCTGATGGGATTCCCAGGAATCCACACCTGGCAGCActggctctccctgcccctggctctGCTCTACCTCTTAGCTCTCATTGCCAACATCCTTATCCTGATCATCATCAATCAAGAGGCCACACTCCACCAGCCTATGTACTATTTCCTAGGTGTCCTGGCTATAGTAGACATTGGTCTGGGTACCAACATCATGCNNNNNNNNNNNNNNNNNNNNNNNNNNNNNNNNNNNNNNNNNNNNNNNNNNNNNNNNNNNNNNNNNNNNNNNNNNNNNNNNNNNNNNNNNNNNNNNNNNNNACTACGCTATCCATCAATAATCACTGAATCTTTTGTGGTCAAAGCAACTGTGTTCATGGCACTCAGAAATACCCTAACTACCATCCCAGTGCCTGTGTTGGCTGCTCAGAGACACTACTGTTCACAGAACCAAATTGAGCACTGCCTGTGCTCTAATCTTGGAGTCACTAGCTTATCCTGTGATGACAGGACCATCAACAGCATCTACCAGCTACTTCTGGCATGAACACTGGTGGGGAGTGACTTGGCTTTGATTACTTTATCATATGCTTTGATACTTCATTCAGTGCTGAAGCTGAACTCAGCAGAAGCTGCTTCCAAAGCCCTTAGTACCTGCACTTCCCACCTcatcctcattttgtttttttacacagTCCTTGTTGTCATTTCCATCACCCATAGTGCAGTGATGACTCTTCCCATTGTTCCAGTTCTACTCAATGTACTTCATAATGTCATTCCTCCTGCCCTCAACCCCATGGTGTATGCCCTCAAGAACAAGGATCTCAGACAGGGCTTGTATAAGGCTCTTAAGATGAGCATCAAAGACAACATGAAGGGACTCACTTAG